The Desulfosporosinus acidiphilus SJ4 genome has a window encoding:
- a CDS encoding GGDEF domain-containing protein has protein sequence MISDLFINFTILASLIVFGNQIYREVDSRVTSKFLKEVIIAGTLAGIIGSVLIVYSSQTIKGFLIDFSNIAIIISGIYFSLPTAILASIIIYGVKILTLPVHEFGYLGHFITGLSVAVGCGVIGKLKIERWKKWVLECFWVCFVFVANLIITPLPPLPAKLAHSTNEPNLILMIVIYCSGTILVCSIVFYLMDYIILTNHRYMEIKEAALKDSLTGLNNIREFDRLLNNALEHSKEKNENLSMLFLDVDYFKRINDTYGHPVGDKILKEISSLLQENSRPGDVISRNGGEEFSIILLNCSLQQAVNVAERIRTCVAQYDFIIDSDETIHVTVSIGISSFPETTNQVDQLVRLSDRALYEAKNNGRNKVVVANDVRKAN, from the coding sequence ATGATCAGCGATTTATTTATTAACTTTACCATTTTGGCGTCTTTAATTGTTTTTGGAAATCAAATATATAGGGAAGTAGACTCGAGGGTCACCTCAAAATTTTTAAAAGAAGTAATTATTGCCGGAACTCTTGCCGGTATTATTGGGTCAGTTTTAATAGTTTACAGTTCTCAGACCATCAAGGGATTTCTTATCGATTTTTCAAACATAGCCATAATAATTTCTGGAATTTATTTTTCTCTGCCTACAGCAATATTAGCTTCTATTATTATTTACGGTGTTAAAATACTTACTTTGCCAGTCCATGAATTTGGATATTTAGGGCATTTTATAACTGGATTATCTGTTGCAGTTGGTTGTGGGGTAATTGGAAAATTAAAGATAGAACGCTGGAAAAAATGGGTTTTAGAATGTTTCTGGGTATGCTTTGTCTTTGTCGCGAATTTAATCATAACACCACTCCCTCCTCTACCTGCGAAATTAGCACATTCAACAAATGAACCCAATTTAATTTTAATGATAGTAATTTATTGCAGCGGAACAATCTTAGTTTGTTCAATTGTCTTTTATTTAATGGATTATATTATCCTTACGAATCATCGGTACATGGAAATAAAAGAAGCCGCCCTAAAAGACTCTTTGACAGGTTTAAACAATATACGAGAATTTGATAGACTTTTGAATAATGCCCTTGAACATTCCAAAGAAAAGAATGAAAATCTTTCGATGCTATTTTTAGATGTTGATTACTTTAAAAGAATTAATGACACCTACGGACATCCGGTAGGTGATAAAATTTTAAAAGAAATAAGTTCTCTTTTGCAAGAAAACTCCAGACCGGGAGACGTTATTTCCCGAAATGGCGGTGAGGAATTTTCCATTATATTATTAAATTGTTCATTACAACAAGCCGTAAATGTTGCTGAGCGGATTAGAACTTGCGTGGCTCAGTACGATTTTATAATCGATTCAGATGAAACAATCCATGTAACAGTTTCTATAGGCATTTCCTCATTTCCTGAAACTACAAATCAAGTTGATCAGCTGGTAAGACTATCGGATAGAGCGTTGTATGAGGCCAAAAATAATGGAAGAAATAAAGTAGTTGTAGCAAATGACGTAAGGAAAGCCAATTAA
- a CDS encoding VOC family protein — MNAEIKHIHHIGHVVKDMGVALELYQKLGFDCLIPAYPMMAENEGEKPKPLGMANTHITFLRNFIEIATVVKDAGLIPENANLVPIQVPPAVLPKVLENIKRTIETVSKCLARYEGTHILCFFTPDVNASADRFAKCNIGHSGVNAVQRLVETTDGVQIMPVKVLEIDGEDVPEGRLAIADLPPLEILQKQVQMDHPNGAIELVEVILCVTDQEIDNFINRYQQYLGRAVQGDGVTRFIDLESARITIVSESQLSNLFPGEVAPALPGFVGYVVKVRDISATRKYIEGNGFPVMETTKDIFVPSSSALGTVIVFRQIE; from the coding sequence ATGAATGCTGAAATCAAGCATATCCATCATATTGGTCATGTCGTTAAAGATATGGGTGTCGCGTTGGAATTGTATCAAAAACTTGGTTTTGATTGTCTAATACCTGCATATCCAATGATGGCAGAAAATGAAGGCGAGAAACCTAAGCCACTTGGCATGGCGAACACACATATTACATTTTTGCGCAACTTCATAGAGATTGCTACTGTAGTAAAAGATGCAGGACTGATTCCCGAAAATGCTAACCTCGTTCCCATTCAGGTTCCACCAGCAGTGCTTCCTAAAGTTCTTGAGAATATCAAACGCACCATAGAAACTGTTTCCAAGTGTCTGGCTCGCTACGAAGGCACCCATATTCTTTGTTTTTTTACACCTGATGTAAACGCTTCGGCGGACAGGTTTGCGAAATGTAATATTGGACATAGCGGAGTCAACGCTGTCCAGCGCCTTGTTGAAACTACTGACGGCGTACAGATAATGCCTGTCAAAGTCTTGGAGATTGATGGAGAAGATGTACCTGAAGGTCGACTCGCCATTGCGGATCTTCCGCCATTAGAAATTTTACAGAAACAAGTCCAAATGGATCATCCGAACGGGGCGATTGAACTTGTTGAAGTTATCCTTTGTGTTACTGATCAAGAAATTGATAATTTTATCAATCGATATCAGCAATATCTAGGCCGCGCTGTGCAGGGAGATGGAGTTACACGTTTTATCGATTTAGAAAGTGCGCGAATAACAATTGTTTCCGAATCTCAGTTGTCCAATTTATTTCCAGGTGAAGTGGCACCGGCTTTGCCGGGATTTGTAGGATATGTTGTTAAAGTACGCGACATATCGGCTACCAGGAAATATATTGAAGGAAACGGATTCCCGGTGATGGAAACAACTAAGGATATTTTTGTACCATCTTCCTCTGCGCTTGGTACTGTCAT
- a CDS encoding amino acid permease — protein sequence MVLIIQTAFFGSARAMESMAKEENLPAIFGKTNTYGTPVIAMIVTALFNIALITLKSPAAVLAASAIGYICANGISLSPM from the coding sequence ATGGTTCTGATCATCCAGACTGCATTTTTCGGCTCTGCCAGAGCAATGGAGTCCATGGCGAAGGAAGAGAATCTTCCGGCGATTTTCGGAAAAACGAATACCTATGGAACTCCGGTAATTGCTATGATAGTCACGGCGCTTTTCAATATAGCGCTGATCACGCTAAAATCTCCTGCGGCCGTTCTCGCTGCTTCGGCAATTGGCTACATTTGCGCTAACGGCATCAGCCTGTCGCCTATGTAA